The following are encoded in a window of Phaseolus vulgaris cultivar G19833 chromosome 3, P. vulgaris v2.0, whole genome shotgun sequence genomic DNA:
- the LOC137806362 gene encoding U4/U6 small nuclear ribonucleoprotein Prp31 homolog, which translates to MATLADSFLADLDELSDNEAEIPEDNDVDAADMEEDGDGDLADLESLNYDDLDSVSKLQKTQRYIAIIQKVEEALKMGSDVLTQGVDLEDDPEYQLIVDCNALSVDIENEIVIIHNFIREKYRLKFPELESLVHHPIDYARVVKKIGNEMDLTLVDLEGLLPSAIIMVVSVTASTTTGKPLPEEVLSKTVEACDRALVLDSAKKKVLDFVESRMGYIAPNLSAIVGSAVAAKLMGTAGGLTSLAKMPACNVQLLGAKKKNLAGFSTATSQFRVGYLEQTEIFQTTPPSLRMRACRLLAAKSTLAARVDSIRGDPSGKTGRAFKDEIHKKIEKWQEPPPAKQPKALAVPDSEPKKKRGGRRLRKMKERYAITDMRKLANRMQFGVPEESSLGDGLGEGYGMLGQAGSGKLRVSIGQSKLAAKVAKRFKEKNYGSSGATSGLTSSLAFTPVQGIELSNPQAHAHQLGSGTQSTYFSETGTFSKIKRT; encoded by the exons ATG GCTACGCTTGCTGATTCTTTTCTCGCCGACCTCGATGAACTGTCTGATAACGAGGCTGAAATTCCT GAGGATAACGATGTCGATGCTGCAGACATGGAAGAGGATGGTGATGGTGATCTGGCTGACCTAGAAAGCCTCAACTATGATGACTTGGACAGTGTTTCCAAGTTGCAGAAAACCCAGAGGTACATTGCTATTATACAG AAAGTGGAGGAGGCCCTGAAAATGGGGTCGGATGTCTTGACTCAGGGAGTAGATCTAGAAGATGATCCTGAATATCAATTGATTGTGGATTGCAATGCGCTGTCAGTTGACATTGAGAATGAGATTGTTATAATCCACAATTTTATTCGTGAAAAGTATCGATTAAAATTTCCTGAGCTTGAGTCGTTGGTGCATCACCCAATCGATTATGCACGTGTTGTCAAGAAGATAGGAAATGAAATGGATTTGACTCTTGTTGATTTAGAAGGGCTTTTACCTTCAGCCATTATAATGGTTGTGTCTGTTACTGCTTCAACTACAACTGGCAagcctcttccagaagaagtcCTTAGTAAGACAGTTGAGGCCTGTGATCGAGCACTTGTTCTTGATTCAGCAAAGAAGAAAGTTCTAGATTTCGTTGAGAGTAGAATGGGTTACATTGCACCTAATCTCTCTGCTATAGTTGGGAGTGCTGTTGCAGCTAAACTCATGGGCACAGCTGGTGGTCTGACATCTCTAGCAAAAATGCCTGCTTGTAATGTTCAGCTTCTTGGTGCCAAGAAAAAGAATCTTGCTGGGTTCTCCACAGCAACATCTCAATTTCGTGTAGGTTACCTTGAGCAAACAGAGATATTTCAGACTACTCCTCCATCTCTAAGGATGCGAGCATGTCGACTCCTGGCTGCGAAGTCTACACTTGCAGCACGGGTAGATTCCATACGTGGGGATCCATCTGGAAAAACTGGAAGGGCTTTCAAGGATGAGATTCACAAAAAAATTGAGAAGTGGCAGGAGCCCCCTCCGGCAAAACAACCAAAAGCACTTGCAGTTCCTGATTCTGAGCCTAAAAAGAAGAGAGGTGGTCGACGCCTTAGGAAGATGAAGGAAAG GTATGCAATAACAGACATGAGAAAGTTAGCAAATAGGATGCAATTTGGAGTCCCAGAAGAGAGTTCATTAG GAGATGGTCTGGGTGAGGGCTATGGAATGCTTGGTCAGGCTGGCAGTGGCAAACTGCGTGTGTCTATTGGTCAAAGCAAACTTGCTGCAAAAGTTGCTAAAAG ATTCAAGGAAAAGAATTATGGTAGCAGTGGTGCTACATCTGGTTTGACATCAAGTCTTGCATTTACACCTGTTCAG GGTATTGAGCTGTCAAATCCACAGGCTCATGCTCACCAACTTGGTAGTGGAACTCAAAGCACCTACTTCTCTGAAACAGGAACATTTTCGAAGATTAAGAGGACATGA
- the LOC137806366 gene encoding protein SPIRAL1-like 1, giving the protein MGRGVSYGGGQSSLGYLFGSGEAPAPKPATNNAQPEVQAVNDVLPSKPAEAPKTIDPNKPAGINSHSTEGQNTGNFITDRPSTKVHAAPGGGSSLGYLFGGPGEAK; this is encoded by the exons ATGGGTCGTGGAGTTAGCTATGGTGGTGGTCAAAGTTCATTAGGCTATCTTTTTGGCAGTGGAGAGGCCCCAGCTCCAAAACCTGCGACAAATAATGCCCAACCTGAAGTGCAGGCTGTAAATGATGTGCTTCCTTCAAAACCGGCTGAGGCTCCTAAAACAATAGACCCTAACAAGCCTGCTGGTATCAACAGTCACTCTACTGAAGGCCAGAACACTGGCAACTTCATCACG GACCGACCCTCGACCAAGGTCCATGCTGCCCCGGGTGGTGGTTCTTCTCTGGGTTATCTCTTTGGTGGACCTGGAGAGGCAAAATGA